CGTGGCGTCGCGCTCGCCGACGGCCGCGTGCGGGGCCAGCACCGACACCGCGAAGGGGTCGGTTTCGAGTGCAGCGAGCAGCGCGACCCCGCCGCCGAAACTGTAGCCGAACAGGCCCAGTCGGTCGTAACGCTCGCGCCCCCACTCGCAGGCCGCCACGGCGTCGCGGACCTCGCCGTGGCCGTCGTCCCAGGGGCCGTAATCGAAACGCAGGCAGGCGGTCCCACGGTCGGCGAGAGCGTCGGCGACGGCCGTCAGGCGCGAGTCCGTCCGGGAGCCCCCCATCTGGGGGTGGGGCGGGCAGGCGACCACCAGTGTGTCTGCGTCCGCGGGACCGTCCAGCGTGGCTCGAACGTCTCGTGGGCCGGGGATCCGGAGGCGCTCGCTCATATCGGGCGTGGGACTGGCGCGTGCCTAACGGTTGTGGTCGGCCGTCGGCCCGGCCTCAGTGAACCGAGTAAACGACTCTGAAACACTGCTCTCCTTTTTATGTAGGTGGCGGGAGGACGGTCGGACATGGTCGCAATACAGACCGATGGATTGACCAAGCGCTTCGGCTCGGGTGAGGCCGGAGTGCTGGCGTTGAACGACCTCGATCTCACGGTCGAGGAGGGAGAGGTGTTCGGCTTTCTCGGGCCGAACGGCGCGGGCAAGTCGACGACGATCAACATCCTGCTGAACTTCATCGATCCCACGGCAGGGAGCGCGGAAGTGCTCGGCCACGACGTTCAGACCGAGTCCAAACAGGTCCGCCAGCGGACGGGCGTCCTCCCGGAGGGCGCGGAGGTGTTCGAGCGCCTCACGCCCCGCGAGCACATCGCGTGGGTCGAAGACGCCAAGGGGATCGACGCCGACACCGATGCCATCCTCGACACGGTGGGGATCGCCGACGCGGCAGATCGGAAGGCAGGGGGCTTCTCGAAGGGAATGCAACAGCGACTCGGCCTCGGGATGGCCCTCGCCGGCGATCCCGACTTGCTGATCCTCGACGAGCCCTCCTCGGGACTCGATCCGACGGGGATGAAGGAGATGCGCCAGCTCATCCGCGAGCAGGCGGCGTCGGGGACGACGGTCTTCTTCTCGTCGCACATCCTCAGCGAGGTCGAAGCCGTCTGCGATCGCGTGGCGATCCTCAGCGGCGGCGAACTCGCGATCCAGGACACCATCGAGAACCTCCGCGATCAGAACGAGGGCGTCTGTACGATCGACGTCGAGGTCGACTCGGTGCCCGACTCGCTCGGGCTCGACGGCGTCGCGGGCGTGCAGGACGTCGGGGTCGCCGACGACGAGCTCATCGTCACCTGCGAGTCCCCGTCGGTGAAAGTCGACGTGGTCCGGGCGATCGACGAGCGGACGACCGTCACGGACATCGTCTCGGAGGACACCTCTCTGGAGACGCTGTTCGAACGGTACACCGGCGAGAGCGTCGAGGCAGCCGGCGAGCAGACCGACGATAGCACCGAGGCTGCCGAGGCGGAGGTGGTCGCATGAGCACGCTCGCCGTCGCCAGACGGGACTTCCTGAACGTCCGGCGCGCGAAACTCGTCTGGGCGCCGGTCGCACTCTATTCGCTGTTCATGGTGTTGTTCTTCTACGGGCAGAGCAGCAATACCGATCCGGACTTCCACATGGTGCTGTTTTCGTTACTCGGTATCGGAAGCGTGCTGGTCATTCCCCTCATTGCACTCGTTGCCGCCTATCTGTCGGTCGCGGGCGAGCGTGAATCGGGGACGATCAAGTTCACGCTCGGTGTGCCAGTCGATCGGGCTGCGGTCGTGACTGGCAAGCTCCTCGCACGATCGATCGTCGTCGTCGCCGGTGTGTTAGTCTCGTTCGTCGTCGGCACGATCGCCGCGAAGGTGTTCGTCCCCGGGATGGCGATCGCCTACGGAGATTATCTACGGTTCATCGCCATCACCGTGCTGTATGCGACGGCGTACGTCGCTATCGCCGTCGGAATCTCGGCCGCTACGTCCGCTCGATCACGGGCCATCGCCGGCTCGATCGCGTTCTTTTTCGTGTTCAACATCGGCTGGTTCTCCCTGCCGATCAGCCCCATGGAAGTGTTTGAGTTCGTCCTCGAACAGCTCGGCCGCGACCCCGAGAACTATCAGCACTTCATGGAGTTGATTTGGAGTCTCAGCCCGACCGGCGCGTACCTGAACACGATGGACTTCTATCTGCCCGCGCGGATAGCGAGCCAGCAGGCCCCGGTGTCGACCGCCAGTGATCCCTTCTACATCCAGCCGTGGTTCATGCTGGTTATCCTCGCGGCCTGGGTTGTCGTTCCGCTGGCGTTGGGTATTCGACGCTTCCAGAAGGCCCAGCTCGGGTAGGCCGGTCCGCTCGCGGTTGCCCTCGTTGAATGTGTAAGTGATTTAAGGATGGCCGTACCCAAAGCACGAGCATGGGAATCCTCTCACGCGCGTCCTACATCATCCGCTCGAAGCTCAACGCGGTCCTCAATCGGGCGGAGGACCCCTCCCAGACCCTGGACTACTCCTACGAGCAGCTCCGGGATCAACTGCAGGACGTCAAGCAGGGTATCGCCGACCTGACGACCCAGAAAAAGCGCCTGGAGATCCAGAAGCGCCGGCTCGAACAGAACGTCGAGAAGCACAACGACCAGGCCCGTGAGGCCGTCCGGCAGGACCGCGAGGACCTCGCTCGCAAGGCTCTCGAGAAGAAAAAGCAGAAGATGAACCAGATCGAGCAACTGGAGACCCAGATCTCGAGTCTTCAGCAACAGCAGGATCGACTGGTCCAGCAGAAAGACACCCTCCAGAGCCGGATCGAGGAGTTCCGCACGAAAAAGGAGACGATGAAGGCCCGCTACGAGGCCGCCGAGGCCTCGACGAAAGTCAGCGAAGCGATGACTGGCGCCGGCGAGGAGTTCGAGGACGTCGGCCGCGCGATCGAGCGCGCCGAGGAGCGGACCGAGGACATGGAAGCCCGCGCGCAGGCGATGGACGAACTGCAGGAATCGGGCGCGTTCGAGGACGTCCTCTCGGACAAGGACGACATCGACCGCGAACTCGAAGCGCTCAGCAACGACAGCGAGGTCGACGCCGAACTGGAGACGCTCAAATCCGAGATGGGCAAGGGGTCGAGCGAGTCTGAGAAGGCCGCCACAGAGAGCGAGACCGCAGCCGACGCTGCGGATGTCGACCCGGCGGACGTCGAAGACGTGGACGTCGACGCCGAGATCGAGCAGTCGGAGGTCGACGCCGAACTCGAAGAACTCAAAGAGGAAGAGACGAACTGATCGCTCGACAGGACGGGTGAGAACGCGGGCCGCTACCGATATCGGTCGCGATGGTTCGGTTTCCGAGAGGGTGGTACGAGCACGTACAACTATGACGTCGGCCCCCGAAGCATCGTCTCGATGTACGATCGGATTCTCGTGCCGACCGACGGGAGCAAGGGGACGCGACGGTCGCTCGAACACGCGGCCGCGATCGCTCGGGACAACGACGCCACCGTCCACGCGCTGTACGTCGTCGACCAGCGCCTCTACCGGGCGGCCTCCAGAGACACTAAAGACGAAGTGATCGCCTCGCTGGAAGAGGAGGGCGACCTCGCTCTGGACGAGGCCGTAACGCGACTGGAGGAAAACGGCGTCGAGGTCGTCACGGCCCGCCGGGAGGGGATTCCCTACAAGTCGATTCTGGCCTACGCCGACGAGGAGGGCATGGACCTCGTGGTGATGGGAACGCACGGCCGGACCGGCCGCGACCGGATGGCCACGCTGGGGTCGGTCACCGAGCGCGTCGTCAAGAACGCCGACGTCCCGGTACTCGTCGTCGACATCGGCGAGGAGTAGCACTCGTATTCCCTCGCACGTCCGCCGAGGCGTTTTACCCCGCGGCCGACTAACACTCGCCCATGGACGTCGAGCCGGTCGCAGTCGCGAGGGAGTTGCTGGGGGCCGTTCGAGACGGCGATCCGACCCGGGAGTACGAGGATGCGCTGGCAGAACTCGATGCGGACGCGCTCGCGCGTGCTCTGCACTCGGACGAGCGGCGACTGGCGTTCTGGCTGAACGTCTACAACGCCTACGCCCAGCTGTTGCTCGATCGCTGGCC
The Halapricum salinum genome window above contains:
- a CDS encoding PspA/IM30 family protein — translated: MGILSRASYIIRSKLNAVLNRAEDPSQTLDYSYEQLRDQLQDVKQGIADLTTQKKRLEIQKRRLEQNVEKHNDQAREAVRQDREDLARKALEKKKQKMNQIEQLETQISSLQQQQDRLVQQKDTLQSRIEEFRTKKETMKARYEAAEASTKVSEAMTGAGEEFEDVGRAIERAEERTEDMEARAQAMDELQESGAFEDVLSDKDDIDRELEALSNDSEVDAELETLKSEMGKGSSESEKAATESETAADAADVDPADVEDVDVDAEIEQSEVDAELEELKEEETN
- a CDS encoding universal stress protein; amino-acid sequence: MYDRILVPTDGSKGTRRSLEHAAAIARDNDATVHALYVVDQRLYRAASRDTKDEVIASLEEEGDLALDEAVTRLEENGVEVVTARREGIPYKSILAYADEEGMDLVVMGTHGRTGRDRMATLGSVTERVVKNADVPVLVVDIGEE
- a CDS encoding ABC transporter permease subunit: MSTLAVARRDFLNVRRAKLVWAPVALYSLFMVLFFYGQSSNTDPDFHMVLFSLLGIGSVLVIPLIALVAAYLSVAGERESGTIKFTLGVPVDRAAVVTGKLLARSIVVVAGVLVSFVVGTIAAKVFVPGMAIAYGDYLRFIAITVLYATAYVAIAVGISAATSARSRAIAGSIAFFFVFNIGWFSLPISPMEVFEFVLEQLGRDPENYQHFMELIWSLSPTGAYLNTMDFYLPARIASQQAPVSTASDPFYIQPWFMLVILAAWVVVPLALGIRRFQKAQLG
- a CDS encoding alpha/beta hydrolase; this encodes MSERLRIPGPRDVRATLDGPADADTLVVACPPHPQMGGSRTDSRLTAVADALADRGTACLRFDYGPWDDGHGEVRDAVAACEWGRERYDRLGLFGYSFGGGVALLAALETDPFAVSVLAPHAAVGERDATPAVADLDCPLQVIYGERDDSAEWENIVETAREHGATVESMAADHFFVGQRARAAEAVASWLTGRLRSR
- a CDS encoding ABC transporter ATP-binding protein — translated: MVAIQTDGLTKRFGSGEAGVLALNDLDLTVEEGEVFGFLGPNGAGKSTTINILLNFIDPTAGSAEVLGHDVQTESKQVRQRTGVLPEGAEVFERLTPREHIAWVEDAKGIDADTDAILDTVGIADAADRKAGGFSKGMQQRLGLGMALAGDPDLLILDEPSSGLDPTGMKEMRQLIREQAASGTTVFFSSHILSEVEAVCDRVAILSGGELAIQDTIENLRDQNEGVCTIDVEVDSVPDSLGLDGVAGVQDVGVADDELIVTCESPSVKVDVVRAIDERTTVTDIVSEDTSLETLFERYTGESVEAAGEQTDDSTEAAEAEVVA